gcctggagacgGTGTATGAGAAATTCCACCCCTCTGTGCAGTCCTTCACGGACGTCATCGGCCACTACATCAGTGGGGAGCGTCCCAAGGGCATCCAGGAGACGGAGCAGATGCTGAAGGTGGGCACAGCCCTGACTGGGGTGGGGGAGCTGGTCCTGGACAACGCCACCATCAAGCTGCAGCCCCCAAAGCAGGGCATGCCTTACTACCTGAGCTCCCTGGATTTCGAGTCCTTGCTGCAGAAGCAAGAGTCCAGCGTCCGGTTTTGGAAAATCCTGACGGTCGTTTTCGGCTTTGCCACCTGTGCCGTGCTGTTCTTCCTCCTGCGGAAGCAGTACCGGCACCACCGGGAGAGACAGCGCCTCCGGCAGATGCAGGAGGAGTTCCGGCAGGCCCAGGAGCGCCTGACGAACACCGAGGGGGGGGAGATCCTCAAAAACGCCTGCGTGGTCTGCTTGAGCAGCACCAAATCCTGCGTTTTCCTGGAGTGTGGCCACATCTGCTCCTGCCACGAGTGCTACCAGGCTCTTCCCAAGCCCAAAAAGTGCCCAATCTGCAGGCAGGGCATCACCAGGGTGGTTCCCTTGTACAACAGTTAATTCTTTGTGGTTCTCGGGGGGAAGACTTTGGATTTAAAGCTGCCACTGGCAAAGGGGTTTTGTCGCCTTGCTGCTTGGGTGGTAGGTTTTGGGATAGGGGAGTGAGCTTGAGGGAGTGGGTGCTTCACCAGGGGGGCAGAGCTGAGTCTGAAAAGGTGACTCTGCAGCTGATCGGGGCTCACGCTATAATCTGGAGGTGTTTTTGAGAGAGATGATTCCTTGCAAAGGGTGAGGTGTTGGGGGGAAGATGCAGCTTGAAGCTCTTCTGGTAAGGTTTGGACTTGCAGGGTTTGTGTCATCGTTACAGAGCCTGCAGCCCCTTACCCAGCTAATaaaaacatggggaaaacagaaataaaatgtattgaGGGCTCTGGAAGGCTGCAGAATTCCTGTGAGGCTTCCAGAGAGCTGCAAGGCCTAACGGAGCAGGAGGATTTGTGGGAGAGCTTGTACCAGGGGCTGTGAACACAGGTAATTCTGTGATCCCCCCACAATGGCTTTGTCACACCAGGGTGTGAGGATGGGGATGTGAGAATGCTGTGGCTAATGGCTGATGGCTGTGCTTGGCTTGCCTTGGGATAGCAAACGGGGTGTGAAGTAATAAAATAGGATGAAAGGTGTGCCTGTGTTGGATTATTTCCATGAGAGTGGTGAGGTTTGTCCTCCCTGAGGTGGACATGGTGAGCCTGGATCATCCCGAGCCATGGTGGAGCTTGGCTGAGTTGGGGGGAACCTGTCCCCCTGGCACTGGACATGAcagtcactgctgtcccctcaCGACACAGGTGGTGGCAAACCCCCAAActgacacaaaaaaaagaaaattcctttcCCTGACATTCCTATTTTGCTATAAATCTCATATGCACCCAAGAGGGTTAATGGACCCAAGGTGCTGCTGCAATTAACATTTCCTGCAGAGGACAATTAGATAAACATTCCTGGGGAATGAGGGAGCCTCCACTAGGAGCAGCTGAAAACCCCAGGACTGAGGCagcccctgggcacccctgctccaggcagagccATCCAAATCCCCCAGgcacatttaaaaagaaacattccCATCGACTGGCATTTAAAAACCCCTGAATTCACAGTGAAAATGATGGGTTGTTTCCTCATTAAACGTTAACCAGAGCAGCCGGGCAGTGTCCGAAGGCCATTCTGGCTGTGAGGCACAAATCCACGGCTGGATTTTGAGGAGCAGCAGGTCCCTGGTTATTCCAGTGCCGGGAAAGGGCCGTGTCCCACCAGCTCTAGATGGCGGTGGCTGCCTGCAGGGCGAGGCAG
Above is a genomic segment from Anomalospiza imberbis isolate Cuckoo-Finch-1a 21T00152 chromosome 23, ASM3175350v1, whole genome shotgun sequence containing:
- the MUL1 gene encoding mitochondrial ubiquitin ligase activator of NFKB 1; amino-acid sequence: MEGGGRPSAAQAVLLTASTAITALLYSIYRQKARVASGLEGARKVRLDGDLRALLLEAPGRCVPYAVIEGVVRSVKDTLSSQFVESCKGVVQRLTLQEHKMVWNRTTHLWNDYEKIIHQRTNTTPFDLVPAEDGAGVAVRVMKPLDAAELSLETVYEKFHPSVQSFTDVIGHYISGERPKGIQETEQMLKVGTALTGVGELVLDNATIKLQPPKQGMPYYLSSLDFESLLQKQESSVRFWKILTVVFGFATCAVLFFLLRKQYRHHRERQRLRQMQEEFRQAQERLTNTEGGEILKNACVVCLSSTKSCVFLECGHICSCHECYQALPKPKKCPICRQGITRVVPLYNS